The genomic window CCTCCATCCAGCGCGAGCTGGGCGAGGGCGATGGCCGCGCGCAGGAGGTGGCCGAGCTGACCCAGGCCATCGACGCCGCCAAGCTGCCCGGCGAGGTCGACGAACTGGCGCGCAAGGAGCTGCGCCGCTACGAGCGCATGCCCGAGGGCGCCACCGAGGCCGGCATGGTGCGCACCTACCTGGACTGGCTGATCGACCTGCCCTGGGCCGAGCCCGAGGTGCGCCCGATCGACATCGCCCACGCGCGCCAGGTGCTGGACGAGGACCACTTCGGCCTGGACAAGTTCAAGCAGCGCATCGTCGAGTTCCTGGCGGTGCGCAAGCTGGCGCCGCGCGGCAAGGCGCCCATCCTGTGCTTCGTCGGCCCGCCGGGCGTGGGCAAGACCTCGCTGGGTCAGTCGATCGCGCGCGCCATGGGGCGGCCCTTTGCCCACGTCAGCCTGGGCGGCGTGCACGACGAGGCCGAGATCCGCGGCCACCGCCGCACCTACATCGGCGCCATGCCGGGCAACATCATCCAGGCGCTGCGCAAGGTCAAGGCGCGCGACTGCGTGATGATGCTCGACGAGATCGACAAGATGGGCCGCGGCGTGCAGGGCGACCCCTCGGCCGCCATGCTGGAGGTGCTGGACCCGGAGCAGAACGCGGCCTTCCGCGACAACTACCTGGGCGTGCCCTTCGATTTGAGCCGGGTGGTGTTCCTGACCACGGCCAACATGCTCGACACCATCCCGGGGCCCCTGCGCGACCGCATGGAAATCATCCAGCTGGCGGGCTACACCGAGAACGAGAAGTTCGAGATCGCGCGCCGCTACCTGGTGCGCCGCCAGCTCGAGGCCAACGGCCTGAAGGCCGAGCAGGCGGTGCTGTCGGATGCGCTGCTGCGCCGCATCATCCGCGACTACACGCGCGAGGCCGGCGTGCGCAACCTCGAGCGCGAGATCGGCCGCGTGCTGCGCCATGCCGCCGTGCGCATCGCCGAAGGCTCGGCCGCCACGCTGAGCCTGGATGCCGGCGACCTGGACGCCATCCTGGGCCCCGTGCGCTTCGAGAACGAGGCTGCCATGCGCACCAGCACGCCGGGCGTGGCCACCGGGCTGGCCTGGACGCCGGTGGGCGGCGACATCCTGTTCATCGAAGCCACGAGCTTCCCCGGCAAGGGCTCGCTGATCCTGACCGGCCAGCTGGGCGACGTGATGCGCGAAAGCGTTCAGGCGGCGTTTTCGATCGTCAAGCACCGCGC from Burkholderiaceae bacterium includes these protein-coding regions:
- the lon gene encoding endopeptidase La translates to MSATPSPDEPAASASEPAQLAPELPALPDDALMIVAVRDTVLFPGTVFPVAIGREASVLATQQALRQERPIGILMQRDADKDEPGAVDMHRTGTIANILRYVNAADGGHHLVVQGLQRFRVTEFIREKPILAARVQALDEPKAEGTEIEARTLALRQQAMEALQLLPQVPQPLIAAVQATAEPGALADLVAAYLDLSRDERQEVLETIDVGARIDKVAGYLAKRIEVMRLSQEIGKRTKASLDERQREAILREQMASIQRELGEGDGRAQEVAELTQAIDAAKLPGEVDELARKELRRYERMPEGATEAGMVRTYLDWLIDLPWAEPEVRPIDIAHARQVLDEDHFGLDKFKQRIVEFLAVRKLAPRGKAPILCFVGPPGVGKTSLGQSIARAMGRPFAHVSLGGVHDEAEIRGHRRTYIGAMPGNIIQALRKVKARDCVMMLDEIDKMGRGVQGDPSAAMLEVLDPEQNAAFRDNYLGVPFDLSRVVFLTTANMLDTIPGPLRDRMEIIQLAGYTENEKFEIARRYLVRRQLEANGLKAEQAVLSDALLRRIIRDYTREAGVRNLEREIGRVLRHAAVRIAEGSAATLSLDAGDLDAILGPVRFENEAAMRTSTPGVATGLAWTPVGGDILFIEATSFPGKGSLILTGQLGDVMRESVQAAFSIVKHRAGELGIDQEHLGKIDIHVHVPAGATPKDGPSAGVAMYSALVSLLTHRAVRSDTAMTGEISLRGLVLPVGGIKEKIIAADAAGLKRVMLPARNRRDEGDIPAEVRERLQFIWLENVDDAIAAALEPPRSAAGG